In Puntigrus tetrazona isolate hp1 unplaced genomic scaffold, ASM1883169v1 S000000234, whole genome shotgun sequence, a single window of DNA contains:
- the cdkn2d gene encoding cyclin-dependent kinase 4 inhibitor D — MMVLDGFGRGKSLGAAAARGNVDAVRRILQDHRLQPDALNEFGKTALQVMMMGCTSVASVLLEHGADPNVQDRCGVTPAHDAARTGFLDTLRVLVEHGASVNVPDHSGALPLHTAIREGHGDVVEYLAPLSDLGHRDGHGADALAVARDARSPEMVELLERLSRSS; from the exons ATGATGGTTCTGGACGGGTTCGGACGCGGGAAGAGCCTCGGCGCGGCGGCGGCGCGGGGGAATGTGGACGCGGTGCGGCGGATCTTGCAGGATCACCGGCTCCAACCGGACGCTCTCAACGAGTTCGGGAAAACCGCCCTGCAG GTGATGATGATGGGCTGCACCAGCGTGGCCAGTGTGCTGCTGGAGCACGGCGCTGACCCCAACGTCCAGGACCGCTGCGGAGTGACCCCTGCTCACGACGCGGCTCGCACCGGCTTCCTGGACACGCTGAGGGTTCTGGTGGAGCACGGGGCCTCCGTCAACGTCCCGGACCACAGCGGGGCCCTGCCTCTCCACACCGCCATCCGCGAGGGCCACGGGGACGTGGTGGAGTACCTGGCTCCGCTCTCGGACCTGGGGCACCGGGACGGCCATGGGGCCGACGCTCTGGCCGTGGCTCGAGACGCTCGATCTCCGGAGATGGTGGAGCTTCTGGAGCGTCTGAGCAGGTCCAGCTGA